CGCTGAGAGTTGTTGAAATTAAATCCGCACCTGCCTCTGCTGCCGCAATTCCTTCTTCAGCTGTAGAAATGTCTGCCATTATAGGAAGGTTAAGTTGCTTAACGCGGCTGATTAGTTCGTCTGCCGATGTATCTCCTGGATGTGGTCTATTTGTCGCATCTAGGGCGATTATATCGGCGCCAGCAGCTGCAATTTGCTCTGCGGCTTCATAGGTAGGAGTAATGTAAGGTTCGGCGTCGGGGTAGTGAATTTTGTATATGCCAATTACTGGGAGCCGAACTGCCTCTTTAATTGCTCTAATGTCTACCGGACCATCAGCCCGAATGCCAACGGCGCCACCCATTTCGGCAGCTTTTGCCATTCCGGCCATGAATTTTGGCCCATGAAGAGGCGTTCCAATGCCTGCTTGGCACGAAACTATCAGTCCGCCTTTTAGGGATTCAATCACACTTTTGTTGGTTGCTTGCTGATTCATAATTACCTCCATTTGGAGGTTAAATGTTTGTTGCCTTTTTTCCTTCAAAGTTGGGAAAGCAAAAACGGCCGCTTTTCGTATTTTTTCTAATACTGCGGCCGCCAGCACAAAAGCCAGAAAATTATTGCATCATATGTTTCGCGCAACTGTTGGCGCTAGTTAACCCGACCCCTTCCGTGGGATGGGATTTATTAATGTTGACCAAAGCTCATTGCCGCGATAGGACGAGCTTCTAGCTTAACTCCTAAAAGGCTACCTATCGAGGGGCTGAGCATTGCGGTAAGGAATGGAGACCATTGAAGGCTCCTGTTGCAAAGATGGCACGTCTCGCGCTCTTTGCTATTTTTCGCACCACACCAGAAGCATTTTATCATTGTACCCGCTCCTTCCAAAATTGCGGGATAGCGCTTAAGTTTTACCCCTAAGCTTGCTCCCTGAAACTCCTTGTATTTTCGAGTAACGAGCTTCAGATTATATCCCCACCATTTGCAGTGGAGATGAGGCATTTCCTAGTAATAAAGCTTGCAAAATTCATGCCAGTATTGTTACCAGGTGTAGTGTTTTGGAAAAACAGGTAAATTTACTAGGTATACACAAGTATACTTACTAAAAGACGCTAATATTCCGCATTCCATTGCCCTTAACTTTGAGTGCAAAAGGTTACCTCTTTTTGTTATAGCTGGTAGCGGAATCCTTCGGCATTCTCAGAATCAAGCGGCGGCAATCCCCTTGTTACCCCAAGATGATAGGTGTTAAGGCAGTGCAAACCTCAGTGGAGAGTGTTTACGTGGTGGCACACGCCCACTAGGCATTCTGCAAACGTCTGGCGACTGGCTAACATTGATAAGATAGGAACAAGTTATCTTGAGTTGCGCTTACCCTTTTGCCGATGGTCAACTCCCACACGTTATGTGATTCATGACTTTTGGTTGATGAATGGTGGGGAGGATTATGCAAGAACTTTCTAATTCCTAACAATAGCAGTTTGGGTAAACATTCGATATAATGTTTGTGGTGTGATAGGATGCTGAAATACTTGGATATATCCGAAGAAGTAAGCATAGGCTTAAGAAACAATAAGCCCGTGGTAGCGCTGGAATCAACCGTGATTGCGCATGGTCTTCCATATCCATCAAACGTAGAGGCAGCGTTGGCTGTGGAGTCGGTGATTCGTGCTGCTGGAGCCATTCCTGCTACGATTGCTGTCCTGAACGGCAAACTTCGGGTGGGTCTTAGTGCTGATGAGATTGAGCAAATTGCAGGAAAGCAAGCCATTAGGAAGCTTGGCACACGTGACTTGCCGCTAGCCATTGCTTTCGGGTGGACCGGCGCGACGACGGTGAGTGCTACTGCTTATATTGCTGCCCAGGCTGGTATTGATGTGTTTGTTACCGGCGGCATTGGTGGCGTCCATAGGAATGCCAGCCATACTTTTGATGTCTCTTCGGATTTGTGGGAGCTCACCAAAACAAGTATTATTGTTGTCTGCGCTGGAGCAAAAGTAATCCTTGATTTACCGGCTACTCTCGAATGGCTTGAAACCCACCAAATCCCTGTAGTCGGGTATCAAACGAGTGAGTTTCCTGCATTTTATACAAAGAGGTCCGGATTGCCTGTTGAAAAGGTGCACACACCTGAAGAAGTAGTTGACATATTTTTGACTCAGAGGCGCTTAGGATTTCCAAATGGAATCATCGTTGGTGTGCCTCCTCCAGAGGAGGCTGAATTCGATGCAGAGCAAGTAGTAAATCAGGCACTTGCCGCCGCCTGCGAGTCGGATATCCGTGGCAAGGAGGTTACACCATGGCTTCTTGCTAGAATTGCTGAGCTTACCAATGGAGCATCAGTTGATGCGAACATAAAACTATTGGAGTCTAATGCCCGCGTAGGTGCTCAGATTGCCAAGGCTCTAACTGCTTCTCGCTAAGACTTACAGTTCTTAAAGACCTGTATTAACTGAGCTCAAAATTAGAGACTCACCATGGTAGATTTCTGGGAGATTCATTGCAAAGCAAGAGCTTGATGAGATAGTATACCTTATAATTTCTGAGGAGGAGATGTGCGTCATGGATTTGTTTGATGCCATTCGAGGTCGTAGAAGCATACGCAAGTTTAAGCCTGATTCAGTGCCCGAAGAAGACATACGACGGATGTTTGAGGCAGCCACGCTTGCACCGAGTGCAGGCAATAAGCAAATGTGGAAGTTTGTTGCTGTTTTGAATAAGCAAATCCTTAAACGAATGGCTGATGCAGTTCGGAAAAAGTTAGATGAGTTTGCATCCTTACCAGAAGGGAGTTCTTATAAGGACCAGCTTGAGGCAGCAAAGAAATGGAGTGCTTTTTTTGAAGAAGCCCCCGTCACAATCGTTGTTCTTGGCGAGAGATACCGGTCAACAATAGATGAAATTATGGAAAAGCGAGGGGCTAGCCTGTTGGAGATTGACGAGCTTCGACAAAGACCGGACATCCAAAGTATTGGAGCCGCAATTCAAAACCTATGTTTGGCTGCTTATGCAATGGGCTATGGGACGTGTTGGATGTCGGCGCCATGCGTGGCAGGGGCGGAAATCAAGGAAATATTAGGCATAAAGCCGCCATGGGAGGTAATCGCGCTTGTCCCGGTTGGTATTGCGGACGAATTGCCAGCGATGCGCCCTAGAAAGCCTTTGGAAGAAGTTCTGGAGTTCGTTAGATAGATGGAATGTGAAACTGGTGAGAGCAATCTCGCTCAACTTAAATTATTTGCCAAGCGGGGCATATGCGATCTCCGCCTGCTTGCATTTACGGTATTTTGTGTATCTTTTGGTTTTGGAGCATATTTTTCCACCTTCAACAACTTTGCCGTTGAGTCGCTCGGTTTGACCCCAATTCAACTAGGCAGACTCGAAGCACTTCGAGAAATGCCTGGTTTCCTAATGTTTGCCGTCGCAGCTCTAACAATGCGAGTGGCCGAACCTATTCTTGCTGGAATCGCGCTTTTATTATTGGCGGTTGGACTCGGGGCATACTATACAGTCGACAACGTTAATTCACTCCTTTTTTATTCGCTGATATGGAGCATTGGGTTGCATGCATGGATGCCGCTTCAACCGTCAATGGCTCTAAGTCTGGCTGATGAGCATAGCAAAGGTAAGCGCCTTGGTCAGATGGGCGCAGTTGGGGCATTTGGTACAATTCTAGGAATGACGTTGGTTCAGCAGCTTGGCGGGCGAATAGGGTATCAGAACATTTTTATTATTGCTGGCATAGTTGTTGCGGCTGGAGCTTTAGCGGTTTCGTTCATTCGCAGGGACATCGGCCATGCGGAAAAGCCGAGATTTGTTTTTAAGCAACGATATTCCTTGTATTACCTTCTTGTTTTTCTCGAGGGCTGCCGGAAGCAAGTCTTCATCACATTTGCAATATTTGCCTTAGTGCGAAACTACGGCACACCAGTCAGCGTAGTTGCAACACTTATGATAATCAACAATATAGTTAACCTTCTCCTAGCGCCTAGTGTTGGCCGTTTGATTGACAAAATCGGGGAGCGGTGGGTGTTAATGTTCTGTTACACTAGCTTGATTCCCGTGTTTGTTGGTTATGCAACGATAAAGATTCCCGCGGTTCTTTATGTCCTTTATTGCCTTGACAATTTATTTTATTTGGGTAGCATTGGCTTGAATACCTACCTTCATAAAATCGCAGAACCTGCTGACGTGATGCCAAGTCTGACAATGGGTGTTTCAGTAAATCATGCCGCAGCGGTGGCAGTGCCTTTAATTGGTGGCACGCTTTGGTCAAAATTGGGTTATCAAGCTACCTTTTTTGGCGGCGCATTTGTTGTTGCGATTTCGGTGTTGGCAGTACTTAGGATGCGCATACCTAAGATGGCCGACGGATAATGAGAAAAGGAAATAGAATTAAAGTATCTCAAAGCATTGAGCAACCGACTTTCTAAATATGTACAGCTATTTGACCTAAACTTGCACTATTGTCCTGTTTGCCATGCAGATAAAACATCCTTTCTAGTTAACAGTGTTTGTTGAATTAAACGAATGTCTAGCCATTTGCATCTAAAATGCAGGACAACATCTTTTTCACGACTAACGTATGCTTAGTATTTGACCGCCTCTAAGATTGCTAGTCGGCATCTTGCCAAGGAGGATTATGACATTGAGGTTATTCTCACGATTCTTGGTGTTGGTTGCCTCGGTTGTATTATTTTGTCTCACGTGTGCTCTTGCATGGAGCGAAGAAGGTATTTCTTGGCAGGAACTTAAAGCAAAGCTCGCCGAACGCCAGAAAACCATGAAGACCATGGCCGATACAAATGCCTCCCCAGGGTTCTCACAGTTTAAAGGTAAGTATCTTCGACCGGAGTATGCTTCTCAATATCGATCTTTTATAAAGCTGAATCCTCAAACTGGCCTCCTTGAGTATGAGGGAAAGGTAATAAGGCCATTCTTTACCGTCTATAGCCAGCCTAAACCTGGTGGTGGCTGGATATTAAATATCCCAGATTTAGACTTCGATCTTTTGGAGAAAGATTTCGCTCGAATGAAGCAAGCAGGCATCAATGTTCAGCCGAGATTTTGGAGCTGGTCGGAGTTGCTGAACCCCGATGGTACATGGCGAAAAGTCAATAAGCAGCCAAAGGGACGAGGTCTGCCTTACTTCAAGTATGTTTTCCAAATTTATGATTACTTTCTTGACAGAGCACAAGCCCATGGACTCTATGTAAACATTGAGCCCTCATTTTACTGGGGTTTGGCACCAGAAGTTATACCGCCCGAATATCGAGGAAAGATACTCCTTTATGATGAGCTTTGGGATGCTTCAGTTGAAGCTTATTCCAAGATACTGAATTATTTTAGCCGTCGAACTGTTATTGTTGCAGTGATGATTGGTGAGGAAGATTTGGTTTTCGACCATTGCTTAAGCGAACCAATGATGCTTGAGCGCTTCAAAAGATACCTAAGAAGGACCTATGGCACTATCTCGAACCTTCAGCGAGTTTGGCGTTGGGGCTATGATTATGATAATCCAAAATTAGAAGAACAGACGGTTGGCGGCAAAAAAGTACTTTATCCAATATATCCCTTGGTATCCGGAAAATTCGATTCCTGGAAATCTTTTGACGATGTAAGATTGCCTTTGTTGGATTACTACCGCTCACCAGATTCGCCGAATACTTTTATTCAAGATATGCCGACTTATCAAAGGAACCTCCTACAAGACCCAATTTGGATAGACTTCATGCAGATGAAGGAAGAGATACTGATTGCGCGCTTAAATCAGCTTGCTGATGCACTGCGCAAGGCAGACCCAAATCATATTCTCTATTACTCGAATC
This genomic interval from Armatimonadota bacterium contains the following:
- a CDS encoding N-acetylmannosamine-6-phosphate 2-epimerase translates to MNQQATNKSVIESLKGGLIVSCQAGIGTPLHGPKFMAGMAKAAEMGGAVGIRADGPVDIRAIKEAVRLPVIGIYKIHYPDAEPYITPTYEAAEQIAAAGADIIALDATNRPHPGDTSADELISRVKQLNLPIMADISTAEEGIAAAEAGADLISTTLSGYTPYSRQTPDPDFQLIEELVKVVNVPVIAEGKIWTPEQARRALDAGAYAVVVGTAITRPWIITERFVKALREAKP
- a CDS encoding pseudouridine-5'-phosphate glycosidase — its product is MLKYLDISEEVSIGLRNNKPVVALESTVIAHGLPYPSNVEAALAVESVIRAAGAIPATIAVLNGKLRVGLSADEIEQIAGKQAIRKLGTRDLPLAIAFGWTGATTVSATAYIAAQAGIDVFVTGGIGGVHRNASHTFDVSSDLWELTKTSIIVVCAGAKVILDLPATLEWLETHQIPVVGYQTSEFPAFYTKRSGLPVEKVHTPEEVVDIFLTQRRLGFPNGIIVGVPPPEEAEFDAEQVVNQALAAACESDIRGKEVTPWLLARIAELTNGASVDANIKLLESNARVGAQIAKALTASR
- a CDS encoding nitroreductase family protein — its product is MDLFDAIRGRRSIRKFKPDSVPEEDIRRMFEAATLAPSAGNKQMWKFVAVLNKQILKRMADAVRKKLDEFASLPEGSSYKDQLEAAKKWSAFFEEAPVTIVVLGERYRSTIDEIMEKRGASLLEIDELRQRPDIQSIGAAIQNLCLAAYAMGYGTCWMSAPCVAGAEIKEILGIKPPWEVIALVPVGIADELPAMRPRKPLEEVLEFVR
- a CDS encoding MFS transporter is translated as MECETGESNLAQLKLFAKRGICDLRLLAFTVFCVSFGFGAYFSTFNNFAVESLGLTPIQLGRLEALREMPGFLMFAVAALTMRVAEPILAGIALLLLAVGLGAYYTVDNVNSLLFYSLIWSIGLHAWMPLQPSMALSLADEHSKGKRLGQMGAVGAFGTILGMTLVQQLGGRIGYQNIFIIAGIVVAAGALAVSFIRRDIGHAEKPRFVFKQRYSLYYLLVFLEGCRKQVFITFAIFALVRNYGTPVSVVATLMIINNIVNLLLAPSVGRLIDKIGERWVLMFCYTSLIPVFVGYATIKIPAVLYVLYCLDNLFYLGSIGLNTYLHKIAEPADVMPSLTMGVSVNHAAAVAVPLIGGTLWSKLGYQATFFGGAFVVAISVLAVLRMRIPKMADG